The window GTGCGTTCGCTGACGGGCGCCGGGGCGGTGTGAGAGCGAGGGGCGCCTACGACGACGTGGCGGTCGGCCAGGGGCTTCTCAGGGGCGGGTCGCCCATGCGTAACGGTGCTCCGGGCGGCCGGCGTCCCCGTACTTGAGGGTCAGGCGGGCCCGTCCCGTGCGCTCCAGGAGCTTCAGATAGCGCTGGGCGGTCTGGCGGCTCAGTCCGGTCCGGTCGGCGATCTCCTGGGCGGACAGCGGCCCCTCGGCGGTCATCAGGGCACGGCGTACCAGCTCGGTGGTGGTGGGGGAGTGGCCCTTGGGCAGGTCCGGCTCGCCGCCCGCCGAGAGCGCGCCGAAGATCCGGTCCACCTCCGCCTGTTCGGCCTCGCCGCCACCGTCCAGGGTGCGCCGCAGCTCCGCGTACGCCTCCAGCTTCGCCCGCAGCCCGGCGAACGCGAACGGCTTGACCAGGTACTGGAGCGCGCCCTGGCGCATCGCCGCCTGGACGGTCGAGACGTCTCGGGCCGCCGTCACCATGATCACGTCGCTCTGGTGACCCCGGCGCCGCATCTCCTGGACCACCA is drawn from Streptomyces bottropensis ATCC 25435 and contains these coding sequences:
- a CDS encoding DUF7342 family protein; protein product: MIEVLIVDDDTRVARVNAAYVEKVAGFHVAGVAHSAAEALHRLETLPHVDLVLLDHYLPDDTGLMVVQEMRRRGHQSDVIMVTAARDVSTVQAAMRQGALQYLVKPFAFAGLRAKLEAYAELRRTLDGGGEAEQAEVDRIFGALSAGGEPDLPKGHSPTTTELVRRALMTAEGPLSAQEIADRTGLSRQTAQRYLKLLERTGRARLTLKYGDAGRPEHRYAWATRP